The Flaviramulus sp. BrNp1-15 genome has a window encoding:
- a CDS encoding CAL67264 family membrane protein, which produces MAMNKNTVLAWATTLMVIMGVVLILMGVYRYQEVAGWGFGTVGFGFFCIAWVFNALKGRV; this is translated from the coding sequence ATGGCAATGAATAAAAATACAGTATTAGCTTGGGCTACTACGTTAATGGTAATAATGGGAGTTGTGCTAATTTTAATGGGTGTTTATAGATATCAAGAAGTTGCAGGCTGGGGATTTGGTACAGTAGGTTTTGGTTTCTTCTGTATTGCCTGGGTTTTTAATGCTTTAAAAGGACGCGTATAA